In one Streptomyces marincola genomic region, the following are encoded:
- a CDS encoding SAM-dependent methyltransferase — translation MAEAFTVVPVAHVVGGRVEPTDDHWGGSRCVIRVDAGMFGEDALLGLADFSHIEVVFRFHLTDPADLHPEPRHPRNNPAWPAGGIFAHRNMRRLNWLGVSRCRLLDVDGHDLHVEELDAVDGTPVLDIKPWFTEMGPRGDVRQPSWPTEMLTDYWAAPVDRAP, via the coding sequence ATGGCAGAGGCATTCACGGTCGTTCCCGTGGCCCACGTGGTCGGCGGGCGGGTCGAGCCGACCGATGACCACTGGGGCGGCAGCCGTTGCGTCATCCGCGTCGACGCGGGGATGTTCGGGGAGGACGCGTTGCTCGGCCTCGCGGATTTCTCCCACATCGAGGTGGTTTTCCGCTTCCACCTCACCGATCCGGCCGACCTGCATCCCGAGCCGCGCCACCCGAGGAACAACCCGGCCTGGCCGGCGGGCGGCATCTTCGCCCACCGCAACATGCGGCGGCTGAACTGGCTGGGTGTCTCCCGCTGCCGCCTGCTCGACGTGGACGGCCACGACCTGCACGTGGAGGAGCTGGACGCCGTGGACGGCACGCCCGTCCTCGACATCAAGCCCTGGTTCACCGAGATGGGGCCGCGCGGCGACGTCCGCCAGCCGTCGTGGCCCACGGAAATGCTCACCGACTACTGGGCCGCCCCGGTCGACCGGGCTCCCTGA
- a CDS encoding Tat pathway signal protein, with protein MKDPSGRHRSPNTLLRALIRDADVTYEALAHSVRAVAAEAGERLRTNRSAIAHWVAGAEPQAMTAVYLTEALSRHLRRPVGPEEIGLLPPFQGHGVDWHTDTLRALHELGRLDLDMGRRRALTAAAYSVTALAVPDSDWWSHRAAQAADRPAASRLKVGRRDLHAVRDMVKPFSRADQRHGGGHARTAVVQYLTSDVAPRLGGTFTDDHVRQDMFSAASELAYLSGWMAFDNAEHAAAQRYFTLSLSLAAEADDAPMAGHVLRAMAHQAVELGHPGHAVRLARASVDGQRYTRAAPRERALLGVVHARALASAGQPRAAAGALLRAEDDLAMAKPGDDEPGRVFFFGEASLAHETACVLRDTGDLAGAQREFRRSVRTRKASSFTRTHAVTLGYLGSVQARQGAIEEACATWARALDAMDGIRSARARQTVTEMRRALSPVRGRGIPIVTELDARAAVHLTESA; from the coding sequence ATGAAAGACCCGAGTGGTCGTCACCGTTCACCCAACACCCTGCTCAGGGCACTGATCAGGGACGCCGACGTGACCTATGAGGCACTCGCCCACTCGGTACGCGCGGTCGCGGCCGAAGCAGGGGAGAGACTGCGCACGAACCGTTCGGCCATCGCGCACTGGGTGGCAGGCGCAGAGCCCCAGGCCATGACGGCCGTATACCTCACGGAGGCGCTGTCCCGGCATCTGCGCCGCCCGGTCGGTCCGGAAGAGATCGGTCTGCTCCCGCCATTCCAAGGACACGGCGTGGACTGGCATACGGATACGCTGAGAGCGTTGCACGAGCTGGGGAGACTCGACTTGGACATGGGGCGCAGGCGTGCTCTGACGGCCGCCGCATATTCCGTCACCGCGCTCGCGGTTCCCGACTCCGACTGGTGGTCGCACCGCGCCGCACAAGCGGCCGATCGCCCGGCCGCGAGTCGCCTAAAGGTCGGCAGGCGCGACCTGCACGCGGTGCGCGACATGGTCAAACCGTTCTCCCGCGCCGACCAGCGCCACGGCGGCGGTCACGCGCGCACCGCCGTGGTCCAGTACCTCACATCGGACGTCGCCCCTCGCCTCGGCGGCACGTTCACCGATGACCACGTGCGGCAGGACATGTTCTCGGCGGCGAGCGAGCTGGCCTACCTGTCCGGCTGGATGGCCTTCGACAACGCCGAACATGCCGCCGCCCAGCGTTACTTCACGCTCTCCCTGAGCCTCGCGGCGGAAGCTGACGATGCGCCCATGGCGGGACATGTCCTGCGCGCCATGGCCCATCAGGCCGTGGAACTCGGCCACCCGGGGCATGCCGTGCGCCTGGCTCGGGCTTCCGTGGACGGGCAGCGATACACCCGGGCAGCACCCCGGGAACGTGCTCTGCTCGGCGTCGTGCATGCCCGAGCGCTCGCCTCGGCGGGGCAACCCCGGGCTGCCGCTGGCGCGTTGCTCCGCGCGGAGGACGACTTGGCCATGGCGAAGCCGGGCGACGACGAGCCCGGACGCGTGTTCTTCTTCGGCGAGGCCAGTCTCGCCCACGAGACGGCCTGCGTCCTGCGGGACACCGGTGACCTCGCCGGTGCCCAGCGCGAGTTCCGGCGCAGCGTCCGCACCCGCAAGGCGAGCAGCTTCACCCGTACCCACGCGGTGACCCTCGGGTACCTCGGCTCCGTGCAGGCCCGGCAGGGCGCGATCGAGGAAGCCTGCGCCACCTGGGCTCGTGCCCTGGACGCCATGGACGGGATCCGCTCAGCCCGTGCCCGGCAGACCGTCACGGAGATGCGCCGGGCTCTGTCGCCGGTTCGGGGGCGCGGGATCCCCATCGTGACCGAGCTGGATGCCCGTGCCGCCGTTCACTTGACCGAGTCGGCCTGA